Within Microbacterium oryzae, the genomic segment ACCCCGACATCAAGTACACCGCGACGTACTACGACGCCTCCATGCACGACCCCGAGCGACTCGCGCTCGACGTTCTCCTCGACGGCGCCGCCGCGCACGTCGGCGCCCGCGCGCTGAACTACGTCGAGGCCGTCGGCCGGACCGACGAGGGCGTGCTCCTGCGCGACCGGGAGACCGGAGCGGAGTTCGCGATCGCCGCCGACGTCGTGGTGAACGCCTCGGGGCCCTGGACCGACCACACGAACTCGGCCCTCGGCACGTCGACCCGCTTCATGGGCGGCACGAAGGGCTCGCACATCGTCCTCGACCATCCGGAGCTGCTCGCCGCCACGAAGGGGCGCGAGATCTTCTTCGAGCACTCGGATGGCCGCATCGTGCTCATCTACCCCCTCAAGGGGCGCGTCCTCGTCGGCACCACCGACATCGACGCCGACCCGAGCGAGCCCGCGGTGTGCACCGAGGAGGAGGTCAACTACTTCTTCGACCTCATCCACCACGTGTTCCCGCGCATCGCGGTCGACCGCAGCCAGATCGTCTACCGGTTCGCGGGCATCCGGCCGCTGCCGCGCCACGAGGACACTGCGCCCGGCTTCGTCTCGCGCGACTACCGCGTGGAGACGGATCGCTCGGGCGCCGTCCCCCTCGTGAGCCTCGTCGGCGGCAAGTGGACCACCTTCCGCGCCCTGGGCGAGTCGCTCTCCAACGCCGTGCTCGACCTCCTCGGGCGCACCCGCACGGTGTCCACGGCCGGACGGCCGATCGGCGGCGGGCGCGACTTCCCGCGCGGCGACGCCGACCGGCGCGCCTGGATCGCCGCGCACCTGGCCGGCGCGGGCGACCGCGCCGAGCAGCTCCTCATCCGCTACGGCACCCGCGCCGCCGACGTGTGGGCGTTCATCGGCGACGGCGACGACGCTCCCCTGGTGGGCGGTGACGTCTCCACGCGCGAGCTGGCGTGGATGGTGCGCGAGGAGCATGTCGTGCATCTCGCCGACGTCGTGCTGCGCCGCACGAGCATCGCGTTCACCGGCGCCGCCGACGCCGATGTCCTCGACGAGCTGGCGCGCGCCCTGGCGCCCCTGCTCGGCTGGGACGAGGACCGGCGCGAGTCGGAGATCGAGCAGGCGCGCACGCTGCTGAACGACCTGCACGGTCTGGCCATCCCCGACCGCACGCGTCACTGACCGGGGCCTCCTCCCTCGAGGCCTCACCGGAGTCACCTCCGATCCCCCGCATCGCCGCGGCAGAGGGGCCGCGGCGCCCCTGAGAAAGGTCGATGAAGACATGGAAGATGTGAATCTCGGACTCTACTTCGTGTCCGAGCTGGTCGGCACCGCGATGCTGATCCTGCTCGGATGCGGTGTGGTGGCCAACGTGGTGCTCGCGAAGACGAAGGGCTTCGCGGGCGGCACGCTGATGGTGAACTGGGGATGGGGGCTCGCCGTCTTCGCGGGTGTGCTGGTCTCCGCCTACTCCGGCGCCATCATCAACCCCGCCGTGGGCATCGGCCTCCTGATCGCGGGCAAGATCTCGTTCGTCATGTTCCTCGTCGCCCTCGCGGCGGAGCTCATCGGCGCGATCATCGGCGCCGTGCTCTGCTGGGCGGCGTACCGTCAGCACTTCGACGAGGAGGAGGACCCGGCGAACAAGCTCGGCGTCTTCTCGACCGGCCCCGCCATCCGCTCGTACGGGCACAACCTCATCACCGAGATCATCGGCACGTTCGTGCTCGTGTTCGTCATCTTCGCCTTCGCCGACTACGGCGACATCGAGGTCGGCGTGCCCGGTGGCCTCGGCCCGCTGGCCGCGCTGCCCGTCGCGCTCCTCGTCGTCGGCATCGGCGCATCGCTCGGTGGCCCGACGGGCTATGCGATCAACCCGGCTCGCGACCTCGGCCCGCGCATCGCGCACGCCCTCCTCCCCATCAAGGGCAAGGGCTCCAGCGACTGGGCCTACTCGTGGGTGCCGGTCGTCGGGCCGCTCATCGGCGGCGCCCTCGCCGCGCTCCTCGCCCCCGCCCTCCTCAGCCTCGCCGCCTGACCCCCGTAACGCGTTCAAAGGAGAAACACCACCATGGCCGAATACATCATCGCGATCGATCAGGGCACGACGTCCAGCCGTGCGATCGTCTTCGATCGGAAGGGGACCATCATCTCCACCGGTCAGAAGGAGCACGAGCAGATCTTCCCCAAGCCGGGGTGGGTCGAGCACGACCCGATGGAGATCTGGCGCAACGTCCAGGAGGTCATCGGCCTCGCCCTGAGCCGCGGCGACCTCACTCGGCATGACATCGCCGCGGTGGGCATCACCAACCAGCGC encodes:
- a CDS encoding glycerol-3-phosphate dehydrogenase/oxidase, producing the protein MTENQSSAERAAVREIRESGRTSVLIIGGGINGISTFRDLALQGVDVVLVERGDFASGASSASSHMIHGGIRYLENGEFRLVRESVQERNGLLRIAPHYVKPLETTIPIYSTFSGILSAPLRFLTHRSGKPQERGAALIKIGLTLYDTFSRDGGTVPRHRFLGRRRSLRELPALDPDIKYTATYYDASMHDPERLALDVLLDGAAAHVGARALNYVEAVGRTDEGVLLRDRETGAEFAIAADVVVNASGPWTDHTNSALGTSTRFMGGTKGSHIVLDHPELLAATKGREIFFEHSDGRIVLIYPLKGRVLVGTTDIDADPSEPAVCTEEEVNYFFDLIHHVFPRIAVDRSQIVYRFAGIRPLPRHEDTAPGFVSRDYRVETDRSGAVPLVSLVGGKWTTFRALGESLSNAVLDLLGRTRTVSTAGRPIGGGRDFPRGDADRRAWIAAHLAGAGDRAEQLLIRYGTRAADVWAFIGDGDDAPLVGGDVSTRELAWMVREEHVVHLADVVLRRTSIAFTGAADADVLDELARALAPLLGWDEDRRESEIEQARTLLNDLHGLAIPDRTRH
- a CDS encoding MIP/aquaporin family protein; translated protein: MEDVNLGLYFVSELVGTAMLILLGCGVVANVVLAKTKGFAGGTLMVNWGWGLAVFAGVLVSAYSGAIINPAVGIGLLIAGKISFVMFLVALAAELIGAIIGAVLCWAAYRQHFDEEEDPANKLGVFSTGPAIRSYGHNLITEIIGTFVLVFVIFAFADYGDIEVGVPGGLGPLAALPVALLVVGIGASLGGPTGYAINPARDLGPRIAHALLPIKGKGSSDWAYSWVPVVGPLIGGALAALLAPALLSLAA